One window from the genome of Pseudonocardia hierapolitana encodes:
- a CDS encoding DEAD/DEAH box helicase family protein encodes MADLAGLRPGVALRRHQVDALDGVGKVLARGGRRAWVVLPPGAGKTVVGLEAARRLGQPIVAFAPNTAIQGQWLAEWSRFTPDPPAGSADRGLDAALTALTYQSLATFDPDAEIDPDGHDRDVHIHRLRSSGRELVDALGRRPVTLVLDECHHLLDVWGELLAEVLERLPDATVIGLTATPPSALTRDERALVDRLFGRMVTGPSIPAMVREGELVPFAELAWLTTPTGREQAWLAAQAERFADLTADLVDPGFATVGFLPWLDRYAVRREHLAGEGPAVPWHRFAREHPEVADAALRFHHAGMLELPDGARLHERHRHPPTADDWMRLLHVYARRFLARSDDPRDAHAYDSVRAALPGIGYRLTRHGVRSGRSPVDRVIARSAAKIDAAGRILTAEHEALGELLRAVVICDHEQARATLPSGLVGVLDADAGSARLALRHLATLPGLRPLLVTGRTVAADAAVARAFFEYAARVAADLRLDPIPSDATGVVQITGGWTSRRWVPLATGFYAAGGSLTLIGTRAILGEGWDCAAVNTLVDLTEATTGTSVVQLRGRALRRDPGRPGKVAHTWSVVCVADDHPKGAADFERFVRKHDAYYGVTEQGNVMAGVTHVDPALSAYAAPPSAEFDRFNQRMLLRCGTRDQVRELWRVGEPYADRPVHAVRVVGRAPVRARAAPRPPAVVPARLGLSTDTRTPWPVAAVVTAIAAIAFLAAGAGAVAAVPVIAALLCTSAYAGQAHRRGRLLHEIAVSTPDVPAIAYATADALHAAGKIDRGAEAVTIAPDETGAWQFRLTGADPAVSERYATALDEVLSPPADPRYLIGRYVPPDPGTRWPATLLAGWRPPARWARPHAVAYHAVPAALAEHRRHADLFTRAWRRWVSDWPRPVYTRSPEGSLLLASRRGVSPLDARTALRLTWE; translated from the coding sequence GTGGCCGACCTGGCGGGGCTTCGGCCGGGGGTCGCCCTGCGCCGGCACCAGGTCGACGCGCTCGACGGGGTGGGCAAGGTGCTGGCGCGGGGTGGACGGCGGGCGTGGGTCGTGCTGCCGCCGGGGGCGGGCAAGACCGTGGTGGGGCTGGAGGCGGCGCGGCGGCTGGGGCAGCCGATCGTGGCGTTCGCGCCGAACACGGCGATCCAGGGGCAGTGGCTCGCCGAGTGGTCCCGGTTCACCCCCGATCCGCCGGCCGGGTCGGCCGACCGGGGTCTGGACGCGGCCCTCACGGCGCTGACCTACCAGTCGCTCGCGACGTTCGACCCCGACGCCGAGATCGACCCGGACGGGCACGACCGCGACGTCCACATCCATCGGCTGCGTTCCTCGGGCCGCGAGCTCGTGGACGCGCTGGGCAGGCGACCGGTCACGCTGGTGCTCGACGAGTGCCACCACCTGCTGGACGTCTGGGGCGAGCTCCTCGCCGAGGTGCTCGAACGCCTGCCCGACGCCACGGTCATCGGTCTCACGGCCACCCCGCCGAGCGCCCTGACCCGCGACGAGCGCGCGCTCGTGGACCGCCTCTTCGGGCGGATGGTCACCGGGCCGTCGATCCCGGCGATGGTGCGCGAGGGCGAGCTGGTGCCGTTCGCCGAGCTCGCCTGGCTCACCACGCCGACCGGGCGGGAGCAGGCGTGGCTCGCGGCGCAGGCCGAACGGTTCGCCGACCTCACCGCGGACCTGGTCGACCCCGGCTTCGCGACCGTCGGTTTCCTGCCATGGCTGGACCGGTACGCGGTGCGTCGTGAGCACCTCGCGGGCGAGGGCCCCGCGGTGCCGTGGCACCGGTTCGCCCGCGAGCACCCCGAGGTGGCCGACGCGGCGCTGCGGTTCCACCACGCCGGGATGCTGGAGCTCCCGGACGGGGCACGACTCCACGAGCGGCACCGGCACCCACCGACCGCCGACGACTGGATGCGGCTGCTGCACGTCTACGCCCGCCGGTTCCTCGCCCGCAGCGACGACCCGCGCGACGCCCACGCGTACGACTCGGTCCGCGCCGCCCTGCCCGGCATCGGCTACCGGCTCACCCGGCACGGCGTCCGCAGCGGCCGCTCCCCGGTCGACCGGGTGATCGCGCGCAGCGCCGCGAAGATCGACGCGGCCGGCCGGATCCTCACCGCCGAGCACGAGGCCCTCGGCGAGCTGCTGCGCGCGGTGGTGATCTGCGACCACGAGCAGGCCCGCGCCACGCTGCCATCGGGCCTCGTCGGCGTGCTCGACGCCGACGCGGGCTCGGCCCGGCTCGCGCTGCGCCACCTCGCGACGCTGCCGGGGCTGCGACCGCTCCTGGTGACCGGCCGGACGGTGGCCGCGGACGCCGCCGTCGCGCGCGCCTTCTTCGAGTACGCGGCGCGGGTCGCTGCCGACCTGCGGCTGGATCCGATCCCTTCCGACGCAACGGGAGTCGTGCAGATCACCGGCGGGTGGACCTCACGTCGCTGGGTGCCGTTGGCGACCGGGTTCTACGCGGCCGGCGGCTCGCTGACGCTGATCGGGACCCGCGCCATCCTCGGCGAGGGATGGGACTGCGCCGCCGTGAACACGCTGGTGGACCTCACCGAGGCCACCACGGGCACGTCCGTCGTGCAGCTGCGCGGGCGGGCACTGCGCAGGGACCCGGGCCGGCCCGGGAAGGTCGCGCACACCTGGTCCGTGGTGTGCGTCGCGGACGACCACCCCAAGGGGGCGGCGGACTTCGAGCGGTTCGTCCGCAAGCACGACGCCTACTACGGCGTCACGGAGCAGGGGAACGTCATGGCCGGGGTGACGCACGTCGACCCGGCGCTCTCCGCCTACGCGGCGCCGCCCTCCGCGGAGTTCGACCGGTTCAACCAGCGGATGCTCCTGCGCTGCGGCACCCGTGACCAGGTGCGCGAGCTGTGGCGGGTGGGCGAGCCGTACGCGGACCGCCCCGTGCACGCCGTTCGCGTTGTGGGACGCGCTCCCGTCCGCGCTCGGGCGGCGCCGCGACCGCCCGCGGTGGTGCCGGCGCGCCTCGGCCTGTCCACCGACACGCGGACGCCGTGGCCCGTCGCCGCCGTCGTCACGGCGATCGCCGCCATCGCGTTCCTCGCCGCCGGTGCCGGGGCGGTGGCCGCCGTCCCGGTGATCGCGGCCCTGCTGTGCACGAGCGCCTACGCCGGGCAGGCGCACCGCCGCGGCCGGCTGCTCCATGAGATCGCGGTCTCGACACCCGACGTGCCGGCGATCGCCTACGCCACCGCCGATGCGCTCCACGCCGCCGGCAAGATCGATCGCGGAGCCGAGGCCGTCACGATCGCGCCCGACGAGACGGGGGCGTGGCAGTTCCGCCTGACCGGCGCCGATCCGGCTGTCTCCGAGCGGTACGCGACCGCGCTGGACGAGGTGCTCAGCCCGCCCGCCGACCCGCGCTACCTGATCGGCCGCTACGTGCCGCCCGATCCGGGAACCAGGTGGCCGGCCACGCTGCTCGCCGGGTGGCGCCCGCCCGCGCGCTGGGCACGTCCCCATGCGGTGGCCTACCACGCGGTGCCGGCCGCGCTGGCCGAGCACCGACGTCATGCGGACCTCTTCACCCGGGCGTGGCGGCGCTGGGTCAGCGACTGGCCCCGGCCCGTCTACACCCGCAGCCCCGAGGGGTCGCTGCTGCTCGCCTCCCGGCGCGGCGTCTCCCCGCTGGACGCCCGGACGGCACTGCGTCTGACGTGGGAGTAG
- a CDS encoding RNA polymerase sigma factor — protein sequence MAGGHRPAVSRTEPGSGRRAVEAVWRIESARIVGALARYTGDFALAEDLGQEALAEALVTWPRDGVPHNPAGWLLTVGRRRAIDGFRRRSALDDRYAALGRELGEGDAPPDADVLWDPDRIGDDVLALAFIACHPVVSREARVALTLRVIGGLTSDEIARAFLVPTATVQARITRAKKTLAAARVRFEVPTGQERRERLGSVLSVVYVIFTEGSTATSGQELIRTDLAHEAIRMARILARLMPDEPEVLGLLALLELTAARFPARTGPDGEPVLLEQQDRGRWDRAAIRRGRAALARAERVGRGLDAYGLQAAIAECHATAPSVGETDWERIVLLYDALNRLAPSPVVELNRAVAISMAEGPAAALRVVDDLAAAGALTGSHLLPSVRGELLRRLGRVEEARSELTRAAELSGNARERDLLRRKRDALTTGATSQIEW from the coding sequence ATGGCGGGAGGCCACCGGCCAGCTGTGAGCCGCACCGAGCCCGGAAGCGGGCGAAGGGCGGTCGAGGCGGTCTGGCGGATCGAATCCGCGCGGATCGTCGGCGCCCTCGCCCGCTACACCGGCGACTTCGCGCTCGCCGAGGACCTCGGCCAGGAAGCGCTGGCCGAGGCGCTCGTCACGTGGCCGCGCGACGGCGTCCCGCACAACCCCGCGGGCTGGCTGCTCACCGTGGGCCGTCGGCGGGCCATCGACGGGTTCCGCCGCCGGTCGGCGCTCGACGACCGGTACGCCGCACTCGGCCGCGAGCTCGGCGAGGGCGACGCTCCGCCGGACGCAGACGTGCTCTGGGATCCCGACCGGATCGGCGACGACGTGCTGGCGCTGGCGTTCATCGCCTGCCATCCGGTGGTGTCGCGCGAGGCCCGGGTGGCGTTGACGCTGCGCGTGATCGGCGGCCTGACGAGCGACGAGATCGCGCGGGCGTTCCTGGTGCCCACGGCCACCGTGCAGGCGCGGATCACCCGCGCCAAGAAGACCCTCGCGGCGGCGCGCGTGCGGTTCGAGGTGCCGACGGGGCAGGAGCGCCGCGAGCGGCTGGGATCCGTGCTCAGCGTCGTGTACGTGATCTTCACCGAGGGCTCGACCGCGACGTCGGGTCAGGAGTTGATCCGCACCGATCTCGCGCACGAGGCGATCCGCATGGCGCGGATCCTCGCCCGCCTGATGCCCGACGAGCCGGAGGTCCTCGGCCTGCTCGCGCTGCTGGAGCTGACTGCAGCACGGTTCCCGGCCCGCACCGGCCCCGACGGCGAGCCGGTTCTCCTGGAGCAGCAGGACCGGGGTCGGTGGGACCGGGCGGCGATCCGCCGCGGACGCGCGGCGCTCGCGCGTGCCGAACGCGTCGGACGCGGGCTGGACGCGTACGGGCTGCAGGCGGCCATCGCGGAATGCCATGCCACCGCGCCGTCGGTCGGGGAGACGGACTGGGAGCGGATCGTCCTGCTGTACGACGCGCTCAACCGGCTCGCGCCCTCCCCCGTCGTCGAGCTCAACCGGGCGGTCGCGATCTCGATGGCCGAGGGACCGGCCGCGGCGCTGCGCGTCGTCGACGACCTCGCCGCGGCAGGCGCGCTCACCGGGTCCCACCTCCTGCCGAGCGTCCGCGGCGAGCTGCTCAGGCGCCTCGGCCGCGTGGAGGAGGCCCGGTCGGAACTGACCCGCGCGGCCGAGCTGAGCGGCAACGCCCGAGAGCGGGACCTGCTGCGACGGAAACGGGACGCCCTGACCACCGGCGCCACTTCACAGATCGAGTGGTGA
- a CDS encoding YciI family protein, which yields MKYMLIMRATDESFAAYADVDFDQIIESMGRYNDELIQAGVLVAAEGLADAAEGVVVDYSAETPVVTDGPYGETKELFGGFWILDVASKEEAVEWAKRAPMTGPGVKAEIRRVTSIDELPQDNVWIQKERAWREATGQL from the coding sequence GTGAAGTACATGCTGATCATGCGCGCGACCGACGAGTCGTTCGCGGCGTACGCCGACGTCGACTTCGACCAGATCATCGAGTCGATGGGCAGGTACAACGACGAGCTGATCCAGGCAGGCGTGCTCGTCGCCGCCGAAGGGCTCGCCGACGCCGCCGAGGGTGTGGTGGTCGACTACTCGGCGGAGACGCCCGTCGTGACGGACGGGCCGTACGGCGAGACGAAGGAGCTGTTCGGCGGCTTCTGGATCCTCGACGTCGCGTCCAAGGAGGAGGCGGTCGAGTGGGCGAAGCGGGCACCGATGACCGGCCCCGGGGTGAAGGCCGAGATCCGCCGGGTGACGAGCATCGACGAGCTCCCGCAGGACAACGTGTGGATCCAGAAGGAGCGGGCATGGCGGGAGGCCACCGGCCAGCTGTGA
- a CDS encoding maleylpyruvate isomerase N-terminal domain-containing protein: MDLFSRSWAALRATVAGLPDTAFEQPSGCRGWLVQDLVYHLIVDAQDVLITLVTPTDAEPTRNAVTYWDVVDAPAGDDPLAALTVRVAAAYGEPGLLRFHLDDVGSAAGRAAELADPDLRVGTKDQVLTVGDYLSAYVLEWTLHHLDLITRLPDVAGPAADALSHSRATLEALAGTAFPASFPDVDVLLIGTGRRAASEKEKTELGEVAARLPLVLG; this comes from the coding sequence GTGGATCTCTTCTCACGTTCCTGGGCAGCCTTGCGCGCGACGGTGGCCGGGCTCCCGGACACCGCCTTCGAACAGCCGTCCGGCTGCCGCGGCTGGCTCGTGCAGGACCTGGTGTACCACCTGATCGTCGACGCCCAGGACGTCCTGATCACCCTCGTCACCCCCACCGACGCGGAACCGACCCGCAACGCCGTCACCTACTGGGACGTCGTCGATGCTCCGGCCGGTGACGACCCGCTCGCCGCGCTGACCGTCCGCGTCGCCGCGGCGTACGGGGAGCCGGGGCTGCTCCGGTTCCACCTGGACGACGTCGGCTCCGCCGCCGGACGCGCGGCCGAGCTCGCCGACCCCGATCTCCGGGTCGGCACCAAGGACCAGGTCCTCACCGTGGGCGACTACCTGTCCGCGTACGTCCTGGAGTGGACGCTGCACCACCTCGACCTGATCACCCGTCTCCCGGACGTGGCGGGGCCCGCCGCCGACGCGCTGTCCCATTCCCGCGCCACGCTCGAAGCGCTCGCGGGGACGGCGTTCCCCGCGTCGTTCCCGGACGTGGACGTGCTGCTGATCGGCACCGGACGTCGTGCGGCGAGCGAGAAGGAGAAGACCGAGCTCGGCGAGGTGGCCGCGAGGCTCCCGCTCGTCCTCGGCTGA
- a CDS encoding putative quinol monooxygenase codes for MWIIAGHVTVDADERDRFVEEHRDLVERARQAPGCLDVAITADPVDPRRINNYERWDSWDAIEAWRARAHAPDTGIAFHDVDVTAFEVASTRPPF; via the coding sequence ATGTGGATCATTGCCGGCCATGTGACCGTCGACGCGGACGAGCGGGACCGGTTCGTCGAGGAGCACCGCGATCTCGTCGAGCGGGCCCGCCAGGCACCGGGCTGTCTCGACGTGGCCATCACGGCCGACCCGGTCGATCCCCGGCGGATCAACAACTACGAGCGGTGGGACTCGTGGGACGCGATCGAGGCGTGGCGGGCGCGGGCTCATGCGCCGGACACCGGCATCGCGTTCCACGACGTCGATGTGACGGCCTTCGAGGTCGCGAGCACCCGCCCGCCCTTCTGA
- a CDS encoding FAD-dependent monooxygenase, translated as MATATKGTVLVSGASIAGPAVAYWLHRYGFAVTVVEKAPGVRGGGYPIDVRGTALEVARRMGILPQLQEAHIESRRLTFLDGDGSTVASVHPQAVTGGVEGHDVEVRRGDLTGVLYRTVADDVEFVFDDSIDGLTQHEHGVDVTFRSGVHRSFDLVVGADGLHSRTRELVFGPEEQFHRYLGYCFAGFTMPNTFGLSHEGVLWSTPGRGAALYAVRDSAELHGFLVFARPGPPFDAFRDPAAQRDLVAAAFADDGWEIPAMVAAMRDADDLFFDVVSQIRQPRWTSGRVALVGDAAAAPSFLTGQGSSLALVGAYMLAGTLATHRDHTAAFAAYERDTRGFVELNQAQVGEGAAALFPATAEALAQRNERLRGLTTLPPETGRPAHTALTLPTFAA; from the coding sequence ATGGCAACGGCGACGAAGGGCACGGTCCTGGTCTCCGGCGCGAGCATCGCCGGCCCGGCCGTGGCGTACTGGCTGCACCGGTACGGGTTCGCGGTGACGGTGGTGGAGAAGGCTCCCGGGGTGCGCGGCGGCGGGTATCCGATCGACGTGCGGGGCACCGCGTTGGAGGTGGCCCGGCGGATGGGGATCCTGCCGCAGCTGCAGGAGGCGCACATCGAGTCGCGCCGCCTGACCTTCCTCGATGGCGACGGCAGCACGGTGGCGTCGGTCCATCCGCAGGCGGTGACCGGTGGGGTCGAAGGACACGACGTCGAGGTGCGCCGAGGGGACCTGACCGGTGTCCTGTACCGGACGGTGGCCGACGACGTCGAGTTCGTGTTCGACGACTCCATCGATGGCTTGACCCAGCACGAGCACGGTGTCGACGTCACCTTCCGCAGCGGCGTCCACCGCAGCTTCGACCTCGTGGTCGGGGCCGACGGCCTGCACTCGCGGACCCGGGAGCTCGTGTTCGGCCCCGAGGAGCAGTTCCACCGCTACCTGGGCTACTGCTTCGCCGGGTTCACGATGCCCAACACCTTCGGCCTCTCCCACGAGGGCGTGCTCTGGAGCACCCCCGGCCGGGGCGCGGCGCTCTACGCCGTCCGGGACAGCGCCGAGCTGCACGGCTTCCTCGTCTTCGCGCGCCCCGGACCGCCCTTCGACGCCTTCCGCGACCCCGCGGCCCAACGCGACCTCGTCGCCGCCGCATTCGCCGACGACGGGTGGGAGATCCCGGCGATGGTTGCCGCCATGCGCGACGCGGACGACCTGTTCTTCGACGTCGTGAGCCAGATCCGCCAGCCGCGCTGGACCAGCGGCCGGGTGGCGCTCGTCGGCGACGCCGCCGCCGCACCGTCGTTCCTGACCGGGCAGGGCTCCAGCCTCGCGCTCGTCGGCGCCTACATGCTCGCCGGAACGCTCGCCACCCATCGCGACCACACCGCCGCGTTCGCCGCCTACGAACGCGATACCCGCGGGTTCGTCGAGCTGAACCAGGCGCAGGTCGGCGAGGGCGCTGCCGCGCTCTTCCCGGCCACCGCCGAGGCCCTCGCGCAACGCAACGAGCGGCTCCGCGGCCTCACCACCCTGCCGCCGGAGACCGGGCGGCCTGCGCACACCGCCCTCACGTTGCCGACCTTCGCGGCGTAG
- a CDS encoding MFS transporter: protein MGIVTSGSAVLNIASRFLVERLAVEVGFQVLFVVAAVVAAAMAICVVLVIPESRVRTPGRIDVAGALLLGSGLAGVLSYISLGSEFGWLAAGPLVLLVAGAAALARWFLVSSRKPEPLIDVRNLGLPLVLTLLVLFLAAGSYQSVLQLIPLIADVSAGQQLGYGLADQGSVALLLALPAIGVTLGGPLSGLLAARIGPAVTLAGAVLLGLVGILGMFLGASQLPAALGSAFLLGLTVGALGTAGFNMAGSLAPADRQGVVSSLVMVVIAIGSVVLNFVGAAVLTSTTAVVDGDTVNTAAGVFGCIAIAAVAFAAAAVLAVELVRGSRPIRAESRS, encoded by the coding sequence GTGGGCATCGTGACCTCCGGATCCGCGGTGCTCAACATCGCTTCCCGGTTCCTCGTCGAGCGACTGGCCGTGGAGGTCGGCTTCCAGGTCCTGTTCGTGGTCGCGGCCGTCGTCGCGGCCGCGATGGCGATCTGCGTGGTCCTCGTCATCCCCGAATCCCGGGTCAGGACGCCGGGCCGGATCGATGTGGCCGGTGCGCTGCTCCTCGGCAGCGGCCTGGCCGGGGTGCTCAGCTACATCAGCCTCGGGTCGGAGTTCGGCTGGCTCGCCGCCGGTCCGCTGGTGCTCCTCGTCGCCGGCGCCGCGGCACTGGCCCGGTGGTTCCTGGTGTCGAGCCGCAAACCCGAACCCTTGATCGACGTCCGGAACCTCGGCCTGCCGCTGGTGCTCACGCTCCTCGTCCTCTTCCTCGCCGCCGGTTCGTACCAGAGCGTGCTGCAGCTCATCCCGCTCATCGCCGACGTCTCGGCGGGCCAGCAGCTCGGCTACGGGCTCGCCGACCAGGGATCGGTGGCGCTGTTGCTCGCCCTGCCCGCGATCGGCGTCACGCTCGGGGGTCCGCTGTCCGGTCTGCTCGCGGCGCGCATCGGGCCGGCCGTGACGCTGGCCGGTGCTGTGCTGCTCGGGCTGGTGGGCATCCTCGGGATGTTCCTCGGGGCCTCCCAGCTGCCCGCTGCGCTCGGGTCCGCGTTCCTGCTGGGTCTGACGGTCGGAGCGCTCGGGACAGCCGGCTTCAACATGGCGGGCAGCCTGGCGCCCGCCGACCGGCAGGGCGTCGTGTCCAGCCTGGTGATGGTCGTGATCGCGATCGGTTCGGTGGTCCTCAACTTCGTGGGTGCGGCGGTGCTCACGTCCACCACCGCGGTCGTCGACGGCGACACGGTGAACACCGCCGCGGGTGTCTTCGGCTGCATCGCGATCGCCGCCGTCGCGTTCGCGGCCGCCGCGGTGCTGGCCGTCGAGTTGGTGCGCGGATCGCGACCGATCCGCGCGGAGTCGAGGAGTTGA
- a CDS encoding TetR/AcrR family transcriptional regulator C-terminal domain-containing protein — protein MSKRTVYDHFGDKLSLFRSVLRRVDDAMLTTVRTAIEQELTDGRDLREALLAFLQRMTTDAVPSPTYATFRRLNARAASAPRLPDRSGEERVRLLEERFAQLAAAGELEVSDPRRAVQHFNALTMRLVLDAIDGDPAGAVSRSEIQEIITDGVDAFLRAYR, from the coding sequence GTGTCCAAGCGCACCGTCTACGACCACTTCGGTGACAAGCTGTCCCTCTTCCGGAGCGTCCTCCGACGCGTCGACGACGCCATGCTCACGACCGTGCGCACGGCGATCGAGCAGGAGCTCACCGACGGGCGCGACCTGCGCGAGGCCCTGCTCGCCTTCCTGCAGCGGATGACGACGGACGCGGTCCCGTCACCGACCTACGCGACCTTCCGGCGCCTGAACGCCCGCGCGGCGTCGGCGCCACGGCTGCCGGACAGGTCGGGCGAGGAGCGCGTGCGGCTCCTGGAGGAGCGGTTCGCGCAGCTCGCGGCGGCCGGCGAGCTCGAGGTGAGCGATCCGCGCCGTGCCGTGCAGCACTTCAACGCGCTGACCATGCGCCTCGTCCTCGATGCGATCGACGGGGACCCGGCAGGTGCGGTGAGCAGGTCGGAGATCCAGGAGATCATCACCGACGGCGTGGACGCGTTCCTCCGCGCCTACCGCTGA
- a CDS encoding dihydrofolate reductase family protein, whose product MAGKVFFSVTMSLDGFMAPEAVPAEDAFSPEKQDDPGVRRWTSKWSELQAWLFPQRWFRENLKLGEGGEEGVDNDIARATYERTGASVMGKRMFDLGEQAWPAEAPFHTPVFVVTHTERDPWERPGGTTFHFVNDGIESALDQAREAAGDRDVRIAGGGETIQEYLDTGLIDEFSVTLAPVLFGTGIRLFDRVDPDRLALNQVRSAASTRVTHLTYTVGKR is encoded by the coding sequence ATGGCCGGGAAGGTGTTCTTCAGCGTGACGATGTCGCTCGACGGTTTCATGGCACCCGAGGCCGTGCCGGCCGAGGACGCCTTCTCGCCCGAGAAGCAGGACGACCCGGGCGTCAGGCGCTGGACGTCGAAGTGGTCGGAACTGCAGGCGTGGCTGTTCCCGCAGCGCTGGTTCCGGGAGAACCTCAAGCTCGGCGAGGGCGGCGAGGAGGGCGTCGACAACGACATCGCACGGGCGACGTACGAGCGCACCGGCGCGAGCGTCATGGGCAAGCGCATGTTCGACCTCGGCGAGCAGGCATGGCCGGCGGAGGCCCCGTTCCACACCCCGGTCTTCGTCGTCACCCACACCGAGCGCGACCCGTGGGAGCGGCCGGGCGGCACCACCTTCCACTTCGTCAACGACGGCATCGAGAGCGCGCTCGACCAGGCCCGCGAGGCCGCAGGCGACCGCGACGTCCGCATCGCCGGCGGCGGCGAGACGATCCAGGAGTACCTGGACACCGGCCTGATCGACGAGTTCTCGGTCACGCTCGCGCCCGTGCTGTTCGGCACCGGCATCCGCCTGTTCGACCGCGTGGACCCCGACCGCCTGGCCCTGAACCAGGTCCGCTCCGCCGCCTCGACCCGGGTGACCCACCTGACCTACACCGTCGGCAAGCGGTAG
- a CDS encoding SRPBCC family protein, with amino-acid sequence MATTSSGGEPEHATADREIVMSRVISAPRELVFEAFTQVRHLSGWWGPEGFTTTTRSFEFRVGGAWDFVMHGPDGTDYQEWITWREIVPPERITLLHGESRDDPNAFESVLAFEPAGDETRIVMHTVFPTKELRDEAVEKYHAIEGGEQTLRNLAAYVAELTRNETTPKGAES; translated from the coding sequence ATGGCGACGACCAGTAGCGGCGGCGAGCCCGAACACGCGACCGCGGACCGCGAGATCGTGATGTCCAGGGTCATCAGCGCACCACGGGAGCTGGTGTTCGAAGCGTTCACGCAGGTCCGGCACCTGTCGGGGTGGTGGGGACCGGAGGGTTTCACCACCACCACGCGGTCCTTCGAGTTCCGCGTCGGCGGGGCCTGGGACTTCGTGATGCACGGGCCGGACGGGACCGACTACCAGGAGTGGATCACCTGGCGGGAGATCGTCCCGCCGGAGCGGATCACGCTGCTGCACGGCGAGTCCCGCGACGACCCCAACGCCTTCGAGTCGGTCCTGGCCTTCGAGCCGGCCGGGGACGAGACCCGGATCGTGATGCACACGGTGTTCCCCACCAAGGAACTCCGCGACGAGGCGGTGGAGAAGTACCACGCGATCGAGGGCGGCGAGCAGACCCTGCGCAACCTGGCGGCCTACGTCGCCGAACTCACCCGGAACGAGACCACCCCGAAGGGAGCGGAGAGCTGA
- a CDS encoding ArsR/SmtB family transcription factor produces the protein MARAATTSDAFNAIAEPQRREILVLLRGGERPVTELARDLGMSQPQASKHLRVLREVGLVRVRGAGKQRLYDLDAHGLRPVHEWLGGFERFWSGSFDRLDEYVQDLKQERREEPPDGDDQ, from the coding sequence ATGGCACGAGCGGCGACGACCTCGGACGCGTTCAACGCGATCGCCGAGCCGCAGCGGCGGGAGATCCTGGTCCTGCTGCGGGGCGGCGAGCGGCCGGTGACCGAGCTGGCGCGGGATCTGGGGATGAGCCAGCCGCAGGCGTCCAAGCACCTGCGGGTGCTCCGGGAGGTCGGGCTCGTGCGGGTCCGCGGGGCGGGCAAGCAGCGGCTGTACGACCTGGACGCCCACGGGCTGCGGCCGGTGCACGAGTGGCTGGGCGGCTTCGAGCGGTTCTGGAGCGGGAGCTTCGACCGGCTGGACGAGTACGTGCAGGACCTGAAACAGGAACGGCGGGAGGAACCACCGGATGGCGACGACCAGTAG
- a CDS encoding DUF305 domain-containing protein, with protein sequence MGTPTAPAEAERPAPQEARWIRPVLAVVAVVGLLLLGAAGGLLISGVPGSGPPAVPATDSVDVGFSQDMTVHHQQAVTMASWERDHTTDPVLHQLAADIEATQTAQIGRMQGWLELWGASALPAGGHMAWMTGATHDHAPAPAGGASTMPGMASDEELAALRAASGPQLDVLFLQLMLRHHEGGAGMLQYATERASVPQVRNLAAQMLRSQTSESDYLRQLLTARGGQPLPL encoded by the coding sequence GTGGGCACCCCCACCGCACCCGCCGAGGCGGAGCGGCCCGCTCCGCAGGAGGCGCGCTGGATCCGGCCCGTCCTCGCCGTCGTCGCGGTCGTCGGGCTGCTGCTGCTCGGCGCGGCGGGCGGGCTGCTCATCAGCGGCGTGCCCGGCTCGGGTCCGCCCGCCGTCCCGGCGACGGACTCGGTGGACGTCGGGTTCTCCCAGGACATGACCGTCCACCACCAGCAGGCCGTCACGATGGCCTCGTGGGAGCGCGACCACACCACCGACCCGGTCCTGCACCAGCTCGCCGCCGACATCGAGGCCACGCAGACCGCGCAGATCGGCCGCATGCAGGGCTGGCTGGAGCTGTGGGGCGCCTCGGCTCTCCCGGCCGGCGGACACATGGCCTGGATGACCGGGGCGACGCACGACCACGCCCCGGCACCCGCAGGCGGAGCCAGCACCATGCCGGGGATGGCGAGCGACGAGGAGCTCGCCGCCCTGCGCGCCGCGAGCGGCCCCCAGCTCGACGTCCTGTTCCTGCAGCTCATGCTGCGCCACCACGAGGGCGGCGCCGGCATGCTGCAGTACGCAACCGAGCGCGCGTCCGTCCCGCAGGTCCGGAACCTGGCCGCGCAGATGCTCCGCTCCCAGACCAGCGAGAGCGACTACCTGCGCCAACTGCTCACCGCGCGCGGGGGGCAACCCCTGCCGCTGTAG